A region from the Sebastes umbrosus isolate fSebUmb1 chromosome 18, fSebUmb1.pri, whole genome shotgun sequence genome encodes:
- the tmem200a gene encoding transmembrane protein 200A yields MTAAAGVLTGLAKLKRQDSARSQNRALPSSSGLGNAPEAAPRKRKRRTDVVVVRGRVRLYSASGFFLLLGLLILAVGIAMATLGYWPHSEIMPSARSRTGGGSKTATAGGAKTSATGEESGAKLAVTDEDVANSSTSHNVQGTPSKQTGGALTRFLEQHRHSERMKMFGPFTMGIGIFIFICANAILHENRDRETKIIHMRDMYSTVIDIHRLRQREQKQHHHRNSVYAREVGDLRAFGADNAARLASNSLLAFSSRAGGGAGGGGSTEEEEVLLGDEEFHRHGAQAKLDCSFAGLLAPLYKDRSFCVPGLGLARSDSARHQWSVDGDGEKGGHHARSIVSSSISAFTLPVIKLNNCVIDEPEMEAITEEERGGERRDGERSQRPLSSMESLVVPVASVAKATKPPGLHRSNSASSSSHCSSVSSYSLYPAPSSTSGCWLSPGAARSDFGSNSSLHMLGSHSKSLDLERGPSMLSVHPEQRKHPSWPRLDRSNSTRSNGGNRGSSKGYTRLEDREEQGERLLDASAAARREYSRREKLIMISRSHNNLSFEHEEFNSSTLKRGSSETRF; encoded by the exons AtgactgcagcagcaggtgtGCTAACAGGCTTGGCTAAGCTAAAGCGCCAAGACTCCGCCCGCTCTCAGAACAGGGCGTTACCTTCATCGTCAGGCCTAGGAAACGCCCCAGAAGCTGCCCCCAG aaagcgGAAACGACGCACCGATGTCGTGGTAGTACGCGGCAGAGTCCGCCTCTACTCCGCCTCCGGGTTTTTCCTCCTCCTGGGACTGCTCATCTTGGCTGTAGGGATCGCCATGGCGACGCTGGGTTACTGGCCGCACAGTGAAATCATGCCCTCGGCAAGATCGAGGACTGGAGGAGGATCTAAGACAGCGACTGCTGGAGGAGCTAAAACGTCTGCCACCGGTGAAGAAAGTGGAGCCAAATTGGCCGTCACAGACGAGGACGTGGCTAACTCCAGCACGAGTCATAATGTGCAAG GTACGCCTTCCAAGCAGACTGGGGGCGCACTGACGCGTTTCCTGGAACAGCACCGTCACTCTGAGAGGATGAAGATGTTCGGGCCCTTCACCATGGGCATTGggattttcatcttcatctgtgCTAACGCCATTCTTCATGAAAACAGAGACCGAGAAACTAAG ATAATCCACATGAGAGACATGTACTCCACCGTCATCGACATCCATCGCCTCaggcagagagagcagaaacaGCACCATCACCGCAACAGCGTCTATGCAAGAGAAGTTGGAGATCTTCGAGCCTTTGGAGCTGATAACGCGGCGCGGTTGGCCAGCAACTCCCTCCTGGCGTTCTCCTCTCGGGCCGGAGGCGGCGCCGGAGGGGGAGGCTCTacggaagaggaggaggtgctgtTAGGTGACGAGGAGTTTCACAGACACGGGGCGCAGGCTAAGTTGGATTGTAGCTTTGCGGGGCTTCTGGCGCCGCTCTACAAGGATCGCTCCTTTTGCGTCCCGGGGCTCGGGTTGGCTCGCTCGGACTCGGCGCGCCACCAGTGGTCGGTGGACGGGGATGGGGAGAAGGGAGGACACCACGCACGCTCTATCGTCTCCTCCTCTATCTCCGCGTTCACTCTGCCCGTTATAAAACTCAATAACTGCGTTATTGACGAACCGGAGATGGAGGCGATCACTGAGGAGGagcggggaggagagaggagagacggagagaggtcACAGAGGCCTCTGAGCTCCATGGAGTCTCTGGTGGTTCCTGTAGCATCTGTTGCCAAGGCCACCAAACCGCCGGGCTTACACCGGAGCAACTCCGCCTCCTCGTCCTCCCACTGCTCCTCCGTCTCGTCTTACTCCCTCTACCCCGCTCCCTCCTCTACCTCAGGCTGCTGGCTCTCCCCTGGAGCAGCCAGGAGCGACTTTGGCTCCAACTCCTCCCTGCACATGCTCGGCAGCCACTCCAAATCTCTGGACCTGGAGCGTGGGCCGAGCATGCTCAGCGTGCACCCGGAGCAGCGGAAGCACCCCAGCTGGCCCCGCCTCGACCGTAGCAACAGCACCCGTAGTAACGGTGGCAACCGGGGCAGCAGTAAAGGCTACACGCGgctggaagacagggaggagcaAGGGGAGCGTCTATTAGACGCGTCCGCGGCAGCGAGACGCGAATACAGTCGGCGGGAGAAGCTGATAATGATATCGAGGTCGCATAACAATCTGAGTTTTGAGCATGAGGAGTTTAACAGCAGCACGCTGAAGAGGGGCAGCTCTGAGACACGATTTTGA